The proteins below are encoded in one region of Phycisphaerae bacterium:
- a CDS encoding enoyl-CoA hydratase/isomerase family protein, with amino-acid sequence MNFPQPQPAESFGFQNIIYEKSGHRATVTINRPNVLNCLDWPTLRELYRAFEDVSFDDQIRVMVLTGAGDRAFCTGADLKEQTDECLDKPAAYWKWMGAFIEVHEKLRNIGKPTVARLNGIVVGGGNEMNMSCDLAIAAGDIFIRQVGAARGSVAAAGATQWLPLIVGDRRAREILFLCEEIPAAKALDWGLVNQVVPRAQLDAAVDAMCEKLINKLPDCTRYTKQQLNFWRELSWHMTIGHARDWLSVHNLSGEVKEGISAFVEKRPVDYDKARREVR; translated from the coding sequence ATGAACTTCCCTCAGCCCCAGCCGGCCGAGTCGTTCGGATTCCAGAACATCATCTACGAGAAATCCGGGCATCGCGCCACGGTGACCATCAACCGCCCGAATGTGCTCAACTGCCTTGACTGGCCTACGCTGCGCGAACTCTACCGTGCCTTCGAAGACGTGTCCTTTGACGATCAGATTCGCGTGATGGTGCTCACCGGCGCCGGCGACCGGGCCTTCTGCACCGGGGCGGACCTCAAGGAGCAGACCGACGAGTGCCTCGACAAGCCAGCGGCCTACTGGAAATGGATGGGCGCCTTCATCGAAGTTCATGAGAAGCTCCGCAATATCGGGAAGCCGACCGTCGCCCGGCTCAACGGCATCGTCGTCGGCGGCGGAAACGAGATGAACATGTCTTGCGATCTGGCCATCGCCGCGGGCGACATCTTCATCCGCCAGGTGGGCGCCGCCCGGGGTAGCGTCGCGGCGGCCGGCGCGACCCAGTGGCTCCCGCTCATCGTCGGCGATCGCCGCGCCCGCGAAATCCTCTTCCTCTGCGAGGAGATTCCCGCCGCCAAGGCCCTCGATTGGGGCCTGGTCAACCAGGTCGTGCCGCGCGCCCAGCTCGACGCGGCCGTCGACGCCATGTGCGAGAAGCTCATCAACAAGCTGCCCGACTGCACCCGCTACACCAAGCAGCAGCTCAACTTCTGGCGGGAGCTGTCCTGGCACATGACCATCGGCCACGCCCGCGACTGGCTTTCCGTGCATAACCTCTCCGGCGAGGTGAAGGAAGGCATCTCCGCCTTTGTGGAGAAGCGGCCGGTGGATTATGATAAGGCACGGCGGGAGGTGCGATGA
- a CDS encoding DUF433 domain-containing protein, whose product MERRDRIIVHPDILVGKPVIKGTRRAVEFIVELLANGWTQKEVLNNYPGLTAEDVQACLAYASERLKSERIYPPSS is encoded by the coding sequence ATGGAAAGGCGCGATCGGATCATTGTCCATCCCGACATCCTCGTGGGTAAGCCCGTGATCAAGGGCACGCGTCGGGCGGTGGAGTTCATCGTTGAACTCCTAGCCAACGGTTGGACTCAGAAGGAAGTGCTGAACAACTATCCCGGATTGACGGCTGAAGATGTGCAGGCGTGCCTTGCGTACGCGAGTGAGCGTCTCAAATCCGAGCGGATTTACCCGCCTTCCAGCTGA
- a CDS encoding DUF5615 family PIN-like protein, whose amino-acid sequence MLSILADENVPSAVVEALQRADHEVRWARVDFPGESDSFLCELAQRESRLLFTFDKDFGELAFRSSLDSDAGGALLRTGILAPAKLAAIVAAALKQQILWAGHCQMGNVG is encoded by the coding sequence ATGCTATCTATTCTTGCAGACGAAAACGTTCCAAGCGCTGTCGTCGAAGCGCTTCAACGCGCGGACCACGAAGTGCGTTGGGCAAGGGTGGACTTCCCAGGGGAATCTGATTCATTCCTCTGCGAACTTGCCCAGCGCGAGTCTCGCCTACTCTTCACGTTTGATAAGGACTTCGGCGAATTGGCCTTCCGCTCGTCCCTGGACTCAGATGCTGGCGGCGCCTTGCTTCGCACAGGAATACTTGCTCCAGCCAAGTTGGCTGCAATCGTGGCTGCCGCACTGAAGCAGCAGATTTTATGGGCCGGACATTGCCAAATGGGAAATGTCGGTTAA
- a CDS encoding enoyl-CoA hydratase/isomerase family protein, producing the protein MGNLVQKSEGHVALLQLHRPDRLNALSIELMDELIRALETFDQDDNVRVIILHGDERAFAAGADIGDMAEASLLDMYRRNNLARWNRIRQIRKPVIAAVSGFCLGGGCELAMLCDMIVASESAQFGQPEINIGVIPGAGGTQRLTRAIGKARAMEMILTGRFMSAREAFEAGLVSKVVAKEQYLAEALRLAQEIAKKAPIAVRMAKEAVNKAHELSLTEGIEFERRVFYMLFATADQKEGMKAFLEKRPANYEGK; encoded by the coding sequence ATGGGAAACCTCGTCCAGAAATCCGAAGGCCACGTCGCCCTCCTCCAGCTCCACCGTCCCGACCGGCTCAATGCTTTGTCGATCGAGCTGATGGACGAACTCATCCGCGCATTGGAGACGTTCGACCAGGACGACAACGTCCGCGTCATCATCCTCCACGGCGACGAGCGGGCCTTTGCCGCGGGGGCGGATATCGGTGACATGGCCGAGGCCTCCCTCCTGGACATGTACCGCCGCAACAACCTCGCCCGCTGGAATCGCATCCGGCAGATTCGCAAGCCCGTTATCGCTGCGGTCAGCGGCTTCTGCCTCGGCGGCGGGTGCGAGCTGGCCATGCTTTGCGACATGATCGTGGCATCGGAGTCCGCGCAGTTCGGCCAGCCGGAGATCAACATCGGCGTCATCCCCGGCGCCGGCGGTACCCAGCGGCTCACGCGGGCCATTGGCAAAGCCCGGGCGATGGAGATGATCCTCACCGGCCGATTCATGTCCGCGAGGGAAGCGTTCGAGGCCGGGCTGGTCTCGAAGGTCGTCGCCAAGGAGCAGTACCTCGCCGAAGCATTGCGGCTCGCTCAGGAGATTGCGAAGAAGGCTCCCATCGCCGTGCGCATGGCCAAAGAGGCCGTCAACAAGGCCCACGAACTATCCCTCACCGAGGGTATCGAATTCGAGCGCCGCGTATTCTACATGCTCTTCGCCACAGCCGACCAGAAGGAAGGCATGAAGGCCTTTCTCGAGAAGCGCCCGGCGAACTATGAGGGTAAGTAG
- a CDS encoding enoyl-CoA hydratase/isomerase family protein encodes MPDSNALAVADAVAVRTITLNRPDVLNACNESLLVALGKAVREAEKDAAVRCIVITGAGRAFCSGQDLADVAGRYDSDAPLELGAHIRKNYNPLIQKIRTMEKPVVGSINGVAAGAGCSLALACDLRIAAESASFIQSFVNVGLVPDSGSTFFLPRLIGNARAMEMTFTGRKIKADEALQIGLVNQVVPDDQLATATAELAAKLAALPTRAIGLTKRAINAAWTSDLEEQLDYEAMLQTTAGQTHDHREGVTAFLGKRKPEFRGQ; translated from the coding sequence ATGCCCGATTCGAATGCCCTCGCGGTTGCCGACGCCGTCGCCGTCCGCACCATCACCCTCAACCGCCCCGACGTCCTCAACGCCTGCAACGAGTCCTTGCTCGTCGCCCTGGGTAAGGCCGTTCGAGAGGCGGAGAAAGATGCCGCGGTTCGATGCATCGTCATTACGGGGGCGGGCCGGGCTTTCTGCAGTGGACAGGATCTCGCCGATGTCGCCGGCCGCTACGACTCGGACGCTCCACTCGAGCTCGGCGCCCACATCCGCAAGAACTACAACCCCCTGATCCAGAAAATCCGCACCATGGAGAAACCCGTGGTCGGATCGATCAACGGCGTCGCCGCCGGAGCGGGTTGCAGTTTGGCGCTCGCTTGCGACCTTCGCATCGCCGCCGAGTCCGCAAGCTTCATTCAATCGTTCGTTAACGTCGGGCTGGTTCCCGACAGCGGAAGCACCTTCTTCCTTCCTCGCCTCATCGGCAACGCGCGGGCCATGGAAATGACCTTCACCGGCCGCAAGATCAAGGCCGACGAGGCCCTGCAAATCGGACTGGTCAACCAGGTCGTACCGGACGACCAGCTTGCCACCGCGACCGCCGAACTCGCCGCGAAGCTCGCCGCGCTTCCCACCAGGGCCATCGGCCTGACCAAGCGGGCTATCAACGCCGCATGGACCTCGGACCTCGAGGAGCAGCTTGACTACGAGGCCATGCTCCAGACCACGGCCGGGCAGACGCACGACCACCGTGAAGGCGTCACGGCATTCCTGGGGAAGCGCAAGCCGGAGTTTCGCGGCCAATAG